In Egicoccus sp. AB-alg2, a single genomic region encodes these proteins:
- a CDS encoding phosphoribosyl-ATP diphosphatase, with translation MKTFDDLFAELTHKARTRPAGSGTVAALDAGIHAIGKKIVEEAAEVWMAAEHESDERIAEEVSQLLYHLQVLLLARGLSLEDVYRHL, from the coding sequence GTGAAGACCTTCGACGACCTCTTCGCCGAGCTGACCCACAAGGCGCGCACCCGTCCCGCGGGCTCGGGCACCGTCGCGGCCCTGGACGCCGGCATCCATGCCATCGGCAAGAAGATCGTCGAGGAGGCCGCGGAGGTCTGGATGGCGGCCGAGCACGAGAGCGACGAGCGCATCGCCGAGGAGGTGTCGCAGCTGCTCTACCACCTCCAGGTGCTGCTGCTGGCGAGGGGTCTGTCCCTGGAGGACGTCTACCGACACCTGTGA
- the hisG gene encoding ATP phosphoribosyltransferase: MLRVAVPNKGSLSEPAIEMLREAGYRQRAARHELVLVDQDNDTEFFFLRPRDIATYVGDGQLDVGITGRDLLLDGDSDAQEMLSLGFGRSTFRYATVPGTATDVQGFAGKRIATSYPGIVRRDLAKRGIEAEVIRLDGAVETAVRLGVADIVADVVETGATLRQAGLEVLGEPILQSEAVLIRDARNVAPSAQVEQLARRLNGVIIARQYVMIDYDVRVESVDEACQLTPGIESPTVSPLHDKGWVAVRAMVLRKDTNTIMDQLWELGARGILVTDILACRL, from the coding sequence ATGCTGCGTGTCGCCGTCCCCAACAAGGGCTCGCTGTCCGAGCCGGCCATCGAGATGCTCCGCGAGGCGGGCTACCGCCAGCGCGCCGCCCGCCACGAGCTGGTGCTCGTGGACCAGGACAACGACACGGAGTTCTTCTTCCTGCGCCCCCGGGACATCGCCACGTACGTCGGCGACGGCCAGCTCGACGTCGGCATCACCGGCCGGGACCTGCTCCTCGACGGCGACAGCGACGCCCAGGAGATGCTGTCCCTGGGCTTCGGCCGCTCGACGTTCCGCTACGCGACCGTGCCCGGCACGGCCACCGACGTGCAGGGCTTCGCCGGCAAGCGGATCGCCACGAGCTACCCCGGCATCGTGCGGCGGGACCTCGCCAAGCGCGGCATCGAAGCCGAGGTGATCCGGCTCGACGGCGCGGTGGAGACGGCCGTGCGCCTCGGCGTCGCGGACATCGTCGCCGACGTCGTGGAGACCGGGGCGACCCTGCGCCAGGCGGGCCTCGAGGTACTGGGCGAGCCGATCCTGCAGTCGGAGGCGGTGCTGATCCGCGACGCCCGCAACGTCGCCCCCTCGGCGCAGGTCGAGCAGCTCGCCCGCCGGCTCAACGGCGTCATCATCGCCCGGCAGTACGTGATGATCGACTACGACGTCCGGGTGGAGTCCGTCGACGAGGCCTGCCAGCTGACCCCCGGGATCGAGTCGCCGACGGTGTCGCCGCTGCACGACAAGGGGTGGGTCGCCGTCCGGGCCATGGTGCTGCGCAAGGACACCAACACAATCATGGACCAGCTGTGGGAGCTCGGCGCCCGCGGGATCCTGGTCACCGACATCCTCGCCTGCCGGCTGTAG
- a CDS encoding NUDIX domain-containing protein, which translates to MARSGHVAEIRALVGTHRLLLPSVGTAVFDGDRLLLVRHADGGRQWGLPGGAVEPDEHPADAAVREVHEETGLHVALRAVAAVLGGPDREIHYENGDRTAYVTTVFTAAVVGDRTLRLDRAELLDAGWFAEGELGALALPAYAQEGVTAAVAVHRHGRPTAFQPATWTPSG; encoded by the coding sequence ATGGCCAGGTCGGGACACGTCGCGGAGATCCGTGCCCTGGTCGGCACCCACCGGCTGCTGCTGCCGTCGGTCGGAACGGCCGTCTTCGATGGTGACCGGCTGCTGCTGGTCCGCCACGCCGACGGCGGCCGCCAATGGGGGCTGCCCGGCGGCGCGGTCGAGCCGGACGAGCACCCGGCCGACGCGGCCGTGCGCGAGGTCCACGAGGAGACCGGCCTACACGTCGCGTTGCGCGCCGTCGCGGCGGTCCTGGGCGGCCCGGACCGCGAGATCCACTACGAGAACGGCGACCGCACGGCCTACGTGACGACCGTCTTCACCGCCGCGGTCGTTGGCGACCGGACGCTCCGCCTGGACCGGGCCGAACTGCTCGACGCCGGCTGGTTCGCCGAGGGGGAGCTCGGCGCGCTGGCGCTGCCGGCCTACGCACAGGAGGGTGTCACGGCCGCCGTCGCCGTGCACCGCCATGGCCGGCCGACGGCGTTCCAGCCCGCCACCTGGACGCCGTCCGGGTGA
- a CDS encoding UvrD-helicase domain-containing protein, giving the protein MSSAPHPAAHHDEPAGAADDAVAPEAGAKRAALAEEQAHLHRVHDRVEELRRRADARAADAAADHSGSTFQARFERDVTAHHHATRAARYTFGDVESLAFGRLDLADADTLHVGRVSVVDEDGDVLLVDWRAPASAAFYQATPAAPMDVVRRRTLVTRGRQVRDLDDELLDADAAERLGLGSVTGQGALLAALARTRTAHMRDIVATIQADQDRIIRSPATGTLVVTGGPGTGKTVVALHRVAYLLYGDRDRFEGRGILVVGPSRAFTEYTARVLPSLGEDRAVQRPLEGFAPRGVRVAGWDEPHVAAVKGDLAMVEVCRRAVAAAVPPLPPSTSFSFEGTSAQVDGRTLARVRRRLLSRVSAERDQTTYHARAGGADEALRAALWKAWRSARRASGARPPEERSGTGFDQALEDSAQVTMLRRCFWPPLEPAAVLEAVATGQVGLDRLADGVLDPAPRQVLIDAWDRAEGWTLDDVALLDEVRAVLGRVAEPEPEVSRESDPGLRLTGDALTPQVELADVEADDYRDFAHVVVDEAQDLTPMQWRMVARRGPYASWTVVGDLAQRSRVAEPRDWDAVARLIGRRQVAVQSLSVNYRTPAEIVEVARAVLEAAGHDPDAVPTAVRAGGRRPRLQRTTDLVGAAVDAGTDAALRADGTVVLIAPPDLLASLEQRVAAAPVDEDARSRIRVMDARTVKGLEFDDVVLTAPDRIAAASAVGLHQLYVAVTRATRSLTVVAAPDAPVPGADRYEPA; this is encoded by the coding sequence GTGAGCTCGGCCCCGCATCCTGCCGCCCACCACGACGAACCCGCCGGCGCCGCCGACGACGCCGTGGCCCCCGAGGCGGGCGCGAAACGGGCCGCCCTCGCGGAGGAGCAGGCCCACCTGCACCGCGTCCACGACCGCGTCGAGGAACTCCGGCGCCGGGCCGACGCGCGTGCGGCCGACGCCGCTGCCGACCACAGCGGCTCGACCTTCCAGGCCCGCTTCGAGCGTGACGTCACCGCCCATCACCATGCCACCCGGGCGGCCCGCTACACGTTCGGGGACGTGGAGTCGCTGGCGTTCGGGCGCCTCGACCTCGCCGACGCCGACACCCTCCACGTGGGGCGCGTGTCGGTCGTGGACGAGGACGGCGACGTGCTGCTCGTCGACTGGCGCGCCCCGGCGTCCGCCGCCTTCTACCAGGCGACGCCCGCCGCGCCGATGGACGTCGTCCGGCGCCGCACCCTGGTCACCCGCGGCCGGCAGGTACGCGACCTCGACGACGAACTGCTCGACGCCGACGCCGCCGAGCGGCTCGGGCTGGGTTCGGTCACCGGGCAGGGCGCCCTGCTGGCGGCCCTGGCGCGTACCCGGACCGCCCACATGCGCGACATCGTCGCGACCATCCAGGCCGACCAGGACCGCATCATCCGCTCGCCGGCGACCGGCACGCTGGTCGTGACCGGTGGCCCGGGCACCGGCAAGACGGTCGTCGCGCTCCACCGGGTCGCGTACCTGCTCTACGGCGACCGGGACCGGTTCGAGGGCCGCGGGATCCTGGTGGTCGGGCCGTCCCGCGCGTTCACGGAGTACACCGCCCGCGTGCTGCCGTCGCTGGGGGAGGACCGGGCCGTGCAGCGGCCGCTGGAGGGCTTCGCGCCTCGCGGCGTCCGTGTCGCCGGCTGGGACGAGCCGCACGTCGCCGCCGTCAAGGGCGACCTCGCGATGGTGGAGGTGTGCCGCCGTGCCGTCGCGGCCGCCGTGCCGCCGCTGCCGCCGTCGACCAGCTTCAGTTTCGAGGGCACCAGTGCGCAGGTGGACGGCCGCACGCTGGCGAGGGTGCGGCGACGGCTGCTCTCGCGCGTGTCGGCCGAGCGCGACCAGACGACCTACCACGCCCGGGCCGGCGGCGCCGACGAGGCCCTGCGGGCCGCACTCTGGAAGGCGTGGCGCAGCGCGCGCCGGGCCTCGGGTGCCCGGCCGCCCGAGGAGCGCTCCGGGACCGGCTTCGACCAGGCCCTCGAGGACTCGGCGCAGGTGACCATGCTGCGCCGCTGCTTCTGGCCGCCGCTGGAGCCGGCCGCCGTGCTGGAGGCCGTCGCCACCGGCCAGGTCGGCCTCGACCGGCTCGCCGACGGCGTGCTCGACCCCGCCCCGCGGCAGGTCCTGATCGACGCCTGGGACCGCGCCGAGGGCTGGACGCTGGACGACGTGGCGCTGCTCGACGAGGTCCGGGCGGTCCTCGGTCGGGTGGCAGAGCCCGAACCCGAGGTCTCGCGCGAGTCGGACCCCGGCCTGCGGCTGACGGGGGACGCGTTGACACCGCAGGTCGAACTCGCGGACGTGGAGGCCGACGACTACCGCGACTTCGCACACGTCGTCGTCGACGAGGCGCAGGACCTCACGCCGATGCAGTGGCGGATGGTGGCGCGCCGCGGGCCGTACGCGTCGTGGACGGTCGTCGGCGACCTCGCCCAACGCAGCCGGGTCGCCGAGCCGCGCGACTGGGACGCGGTGGCCCGCCTGATCGGGCGCCGCCAGGTCGCGGTGCAGTCGCTGAGCGTCAACTACCGCACCCCGGCGGAGATCGTCGAGGTGGCACGCGCGGTCCTGGAGGCGGCCGGTCACGACCCGGACGCCGTGCCGACGGCCGTGCGCGCCGGCGGGCGACGTCCGCGCCTGCAGCGGACCACCGATCTGGTCGGTGCGGCGGTCGACGCGGGCACGGACGCCGCGCTGCGTGCCGACGGCACCGTGGTCCTGATCGCGCCCCCGGACCTGCTCGCGTCGCTCGAGCAGCGCGTGGCCGCCGCCCCGGTGGACGAGGACGCCCGCTCGCGCATCCGCGTGATGGACGCCCGCACGGTCAAGGGCCTGGAGTTCGACGACGTCGTACTGACGGCACCCGATCGGATCGCCGCTGCCTCGGCCGTCGGCCTGCACCAGCTGTACGTCGCCGTGACCCGCGCGACCCGGTCGCTGACCGTGGTCGCCGCGCCCGACGCCCCGGTACCCGGGGCGGACCGCTACGAGCCGGCCTGA
- the ribE gene encoding 6,7-dimethyl-8-ribityllumazine synthase, with the protein MRVVTGALDAGGLRVGIVAARFNEAVVERLVDGAVGALVRHGAKPSDVTVAWVPGAFEVPVVLRHMAASGGYDALVALGCVVRGATPHFDYVAGEAASGVSAVSREHGIPIAFGVLTTDTWEQAVERAGGKLGNKGAEAAITAVETAQVLRQL; encoded by the coding sequence CTGCGCGTCGTGACCGGCGCGCTGGACGCCGGCGGCCTGCGGGTCGGCATCGTCGCCGCCCGCTTCAACGAGGCCGTGGTCGAGCGCCTGGTCGACGGTGCCGTCGGGGCGCTCGTGCGTCACGGTGCCAAGCCGTCCGACGTGACCGTCGCCTGGGTCCCCGGCGCCTTCGAGGTGCCGGTCGTGCTGCGCCACATGGCCGCCAGCGGCGGCTACGACGCACTGGTGGCCCTCGGCTGCGTCGTGCGCGGCGCCACGCCGCACTTCGACTACGTGGCCGGCGAGGCGGCCTCCGGCGTGTCGGCCGTGTCCCGCGAGCACGGGATCCCGATCGCGTTCGGCGTGCTGACCACGGACACGTGGGAGCAGGCCGTCGAGCGTGCCGGCGGCAAGCTCGGCAACAAGGGCGCCGAGGCGGCCATCACGGCCGTGGAGACCGCCCAGGTGCTGCGCCAGCTGTGA
- a CDS encoding bifunctional 3,4-dihydroxy-2-butanone-4-phosphate synthase/GTP cyclohydrolase II, whose translation MTTFATIEQAIEAIRDGRIVVVVDDEDRENEGDLVLAADAATPENLAFLVNHTSGVICVPMLGEDLDRLRIPMMVVDNEDPKGTAYTVSVDAVEGTSTGISAADRARTIRVLADPGSTAEDVHRPGHVFPLRYHPGGVLRRPGHTEASVDLARLAGRRPAAVIAEVVNLDGTMARVPDLERFAAEHDLLIVTIADLVAYRREREHLVEQVAAARLPTPYGEWRMIGYRSGADGSESVALIHGQPEGKPNVLVRMHSECLTGDVFRSLRCDCGPQLDLAMARIADEGEGVIVYLRGHEGRGIGLLHKLQAYELQDAGIDTVDANLQLGLPADARDYGTGAMILADLGLSSLRLLTNNPAKRAALGGFGLSIVERVPVEVLANDANEHYLQTKADRMGHQYTGEDVAVSTGVGDIAKQRATAPAAVEKPAPRGIGMAPPPQDDHPRLGKDSA comes from the coding sequence ATGACCACGTTCGCCACCATCGAACAGGCGATCGAAGCCATCCGCGACGGCAGGATCGTCGTGGTGGTCGACGACGAGGACCGCGAGAACGAGGGCGACCTGGTCCTCGCGGCCGACGCGGCGACCCCGGAGAACCTCGCCTTCCTGGTCAACCACACCAGCGGCGTGATCTGCGTGCCGATGCTCGGCGAGGACCTGGACCGGCTGCGCATCCCGATGATGGTCGTCGACAACGAGGACCCGAAGGGCACCGCCTACACCGTCTCGGTCGACGCCGTCGAGGGCACCTCCACCGGCATCTCCGCCGCCGACCGTGCCCGCACGATCCGCGTGCTGGCGGATCCGGGCAGCACGGCCGAAGACGTGCACCGACCCGGGCACGTCTTCCCGCTGCGCTACCACCCCGGCGGTGTCCTGCGCCGCCCCGGCCACACCGAGGCGTCGGTCGACCTGGCCCGCCTGGCCGGCCGGCGACCCGCCGCCGTCATCGCCGAGGTCGTCAACCTCGACGGGACGATGGCCCGGGTGCCCGACCTCGAGCGCTTCGCCGCCGAGCACGACCTGCTCATCGTCACGATCGCCGACCTGGTCGCCTACCGGCGCGAGCGCGAGCACCTCGTCGAGCAGGTGGCGGCCGCCCGGCTCCCCACGCCGTACGGCGAGTGGCGGATGATCGGCTACCGGTCGGGCGCCGACGGTTCGGAGTCCGTGGCCCTCATCCACGGCCAGCCGGAGGGCAAGCCGAACGTGCTCGTCCGCATGCACTCCGAGTGCCTGACCGGCGACGTGTTCCGGTCGCTGCGCTGCGACTGCGGCCCGCAGCTGGACCTGGCGATGGCCCGGATCGCCGACGAGGGCGAGGGCGTGATCGTCTACCTTCGCGGGCACGAGGGCCGCGGGATCGGCCTGCTCCACAAGCTGCAGGCCTACGAGCTCCAGGACGCCGGGATCGACACCGTGGATGCCAACCTGCAGCTCGGCCTGCCGGCCGACGCGCGCGACTACGGCACCGGTGCGATGATCCTCGCCGACCTCGGCCTGTCGAGCCTGCGGCTGCTGACCAACAACCCCGCCAAGCGCGCCGCGCTCGGCGGCTTCGGGCTCTCGATCGTGGAGCGGGTCCCGGTCGAGGTGCTGGCCAACGACGCGAACGAGCACTACCTGCAGACCAAGGCCGACCGTATGGGGCACCAGTACACCGGTGAGGACGTCGCCGTCTCCACCGGGGTCGGCGACATCGCCAAGCAACGGGCCACCGCCCCCGCGGCCGTGGAGAAGCCCGCACCGCGCGGCATCGGGATGGCCCCACCGCCGCAGGACGACCACCCCCGCCTCGGAAAGGACTCCGCGTGA
- a CDS encoding riboflavin synthase, which yields MFTGIVEEVGTVDAIDLYDGHARLTIGCAEVVRDARPGDSIAVDGCCLTVTSFLDDDGTRRGFTADLMAETLRATALGGLAEGVGVNLEPAMRADARFGGHLVQGHVDGVGEVVARDEQPGTVFVTVRAPAAVVPYLVPKGSITLSGASLTVVDVDGDRFRVGLIPHTLQATTFDDRLVPGQRVNLEADVVAKYVERLLAAGAASPYTRAAAPQGDSLAAPQGDDPDRRADQEVDRA from the coding sequence ATGTTCACCGGGATCGTCGAGGAAGTCGGCACCGTCGACGCCATCGACCTCTACGACGGGCACGCCCGGCTCACCATCGGCTGCGCCGAGGTGGTCCGCGACGCCCGCCCCGGCGACTCGATCGCCGTCGACGGGTGCTGTCTGACCGTCACGTCGTTCCTCGACGACGACGGCACCCGCCGCGGCTTCACCGCCGACCTCATGGCCGAGACGCTGCGTGCCACGGCGCTGGGCGGGCTCGCCGAGGGCGTCGGCGTCAACCTCGAACCGGCCATGCGTGCCGATGCCCGGTTCGGCGGCCATCTCGTGCAGGGCCACGTCGACGGCGTCGGTGAGGTCGTCGCCCGCGACGAGCAGCCCGGCACCGTCTTCGTCACCGTGCGCGCCCCCGCCGCCGTCGTGCCCTACCTGGTACCCAAGGGCTCGATCACCCTGTCGGGTGCCAGCCTGACCGTCGTCGACGTCGACGGTGACCGCTTCCGGGTCGGGCTGATCCCGCACACCCTGCAGGCCACCACCTTCGACGACCGGCTGGTCCCCGGCCAGCGCGTCAACCTCGAGGCCGACGTCGTCGCCAAGTACGTCGAGCGTCTGCTCGCCGCCGGCGCCGCCTCGCCCTACACCCGTGCAGCAGCGCCCCAGGGCGATTCCCTGGCAGCGCCCCAGGGCGACGACCCGGACCGCCGGGCCGACCAGGAGGTCGATCGAGCATGA
- the ribD gene encoding bifunctional diaminohydroxyphosphoribosylaminopyrimidine deaminase/5-amino-6-(5-phosphoribosylamino)uracil reductase RibD, whose product MSALAAADRRALARAIALAETARHRTAPNPAVGCVLVRDGEVVGEGATAPPGGPHAEAVALRAAGDRAAGATAYVTLEPCAHHGRTPPCAAALADADVHGVVYAHADPHGLAAGGAEVLRDRGLRVVGPDAVGEVLHGAVAAQLEGFLSVATAGRPHVTLKLAQTLDGALTAPDGRRWITGPTARTAVHRWRAEVDAVLVGSGTVLADDPRLDVRLVAADHQPRPVVLDRRLRTPPSARVVTRGALIVTSAPADERSARRLTDAGAQVLTVPADGAPWLPQALRAVAATGIRDVLAEPGATLADALLAARLVDRVVLHVADLGDGPPRRAVAPASGQVFVTERAGGAGPDLVLHLRPQPAEEAA is encoded by the coding sequence GTGTCCGCGCTCGCCGCCGCCGACCGCCGCGCCCTCGCGCGGGCGATCGCGCTGGCCGAGACCGCGCGCCACCGCACGGCCCCCAACCCGGCCGTCGGCTGCGTCCTGGTCCGCGACGGTGAGGTCGTCGGCGAGGGTGCGACCGCCCCGCCGGGTGGCCCGCACGCCGAGGCCGTGGCCCTTCGTGCCGCCGGGGACCGCGCCGCCGGTGCCACCGCCTACGTGACGCTCGAGCCCTGCGCCCACCACGGCCGCACGCCGCCGTGCGCCGCCGCCCTGGCCGACGCCGACGTACACGGCGTCGTGTACGCGCACGCGGACCCGCACGGCCTGGCGGCCGGCGGCGCCGAGGTGCTGCGCGATCGTGGGCTCCGGGTGGTCGGACCGGACGCGGTCGGCGAGGTGCTCCACGGCGCGGTGGCCGCCCAGCTCGAGGGCTTCCTGTCCGTCGCGACGGCCGGCCGCCCGCACGTGACGCTGAAGCTGGCCCAGACGCTCGACGGCGCGCTCACCGCCCCGGACGGGCGACGCTGGATCACCGGGCCGACGGCCCGCACGGCCGTGCACCGCTGGCGCGCCGAGGTCGACGCAGTGCTGGTCGGCTCCGGCACGGTGCTCGCCGACGACCCGCGCCTGGACGTGCGCCTCGTCGCGGCCGACCACCAGCCGCGCCCGGTGGTGCTCGACCGCCGGCTGCGCACCCCGCCCTCGGCCCGGGTCGTGACCCGCGGGGCCCTGATCGTCACCAGCGCCCCGGCGGACGAGAGATCGGCGCGCCGGCTCACCGACGCGGGCGCGCAGGTGCTGACGGTTCCCGCGGACGGCGCCCCGTGGCTGCCGCAGGCCCTGCGGGCCGTCGCCGCCACCGGCATCCGCGACGTCCTGGCCGAGCCGGGCGCGACCCTGGCCGACGCGCTGCTGGCCGCCCGCCTGGTCGACCGGGTCGTGCTGCACGTCGCCGACCTGGGCGACGGGCCCCCACGCCGCGCCGTCGCGCCCGCCAGCGGGCAGGTCTTCGTGACCGAGCGCGCCGGCGGGGCCGGCCCCGACCTCGTCCTGCACCTGCGCCCCCAGCCCGCCGAGGAGGCCGCCTGA
- a CDS encoding response regulator produces MTQRVLVVDDDADIRAFLALTLDLAGFEVLEAGDGIQALERARGGGPDLVLLDIMMPRLDGMQTLRRLRDDARTSHLPVVMMTARDQREDTLQGLDAGADDYITKPFDTDVLLARVRAALRRADQQRSLNPLSGLPGNERILTELGERLERDEPFALLYVDLDQFKPFNDHYGFLRGDEALRAVGDLLRTVARDLGDEDTFVGHVGGDDFVVILPPDLAEPVAEAVCEHFDALAPTLYDPDDRAAGSIEVPDRRGVPQRYGLLSLSIGVATTTRRDYAHVGEVVTIATEMKRYAKTRGRGRSTYAVDRRRDGEEPIDLEVELP; encoded by the coding sequence GTGACCCAGCGGGTCCTGGTCGTCGACGACGACGCCGACATCCGCGCGTTCCTGGCGTTGACGCTGGACCTCGCGGGTTTCGAGGTGCTGGAGGCCGGCGACGGCATCCAGGCCCTGGAGCGGGCGCGCGGCGGCGGCCCGGACCTGGTCCTGCTCGACATCATGATGCCGCGCCTGGACGGCATGCAGACCCTGCGGCGCCTGCGCGACGACGCCCGCACGAGCCACCTGCCGGTCGTGATGATGACCGCCCGCGATCAGCGCGAGGACACCCTGCAGGGGCTGGACGCGGGCGCGGACGACTACATCACCAAGCCGTTCGACACGGACGTGCTGCTGGCACGGGTGCGGGCGGCGCTGCGCCGCGCCGACCAGCAGCGCTCGCTGAACCCGCTCAGCGGCCTGCCCGGCAACGAACGCATCCTCACCGAGCTCGGCGAGCGACTCGAGCGTGACGAGCCGTTCGCGCTGCTCTACGTCGACCTCGACCAGTTCAAACCGTTCAACGACCACTACGGCTTCCTGCGCGGCGACGAGGCCTTGCGCGCCGTGGGCGACCTGCTGCGGACCGTGGCCCGCGACCTCGGCGACGAAGACACCTTCGTCGGCCACGTCGGCGGTGACGACTTCGTGGTGATCCTGCCGCCCGACCTCGCCGAACCCGTGGCCGAAGCCGTCTGCGAACACTTCGACGCGCTGGCCCCGACCCTGTACGACCCGGACGACCGCGCGGCCGGCTCCATCGAGGTGCCCGACCGCCGCGGTGTGCCGCAACGCTACGGGTTGCTGTCGCTGTCGATCGGCGTGGCGACCACCACCCGCCGCGACTACGCCCACGTCGGCGAGGTGGTGACGATCGCGACGGAGATGAAGCGCTACGCCAAGACCCGGGGCCGGGGTCGCTCCACCTACGCGGTCGACCGCCGCCGCGACGGCGAGGAACCGATCGATCTCGAGGTCGAGCTTCCCTGA
- the rpe gene encoding ribulose-phosphate 3-epimerase yields MHDLRVAPSILSADFARLADEIADVAPAVSMIHVDVMDAHYVPNLTIGPPVVKSLRAATPLLLDAHLMITDPRTYAPQVVAAGADSVTFHPEVEDDPLGLVELLRDAGSQVGVAVRPHQPLSLVEELLPHVDMLLVMTVQPGFGGQAFMPEVLPKIAEAVRARQHLGADFRIQVDGGISAKTVGGTAAAGADTFVAGSAVFDQPDRPAAARQVLEAAFAALEVAGGEGAA; encoded by the coding sequence GTGCATGACCTGCGTGTCGCTCCGTCCATCCTGTCGGCCGACTTCGCGCGTCTGGCCGACGAGATCGCGGACGTCGCCCCGGCCGTGTCGATGATCCACGTCGACGTGATGGACGCCCACTACGTGCCCAACCTCACGATCGGCCCGCCGGTGGTGAAGAGCCTGCGGGCGGCGACGCCGCTGCTGCTCGACGCCCACCTCATGATCACCGATCCGCGCACGTACGCGCCGCAGGTCGTGGCCGCGGGCGCCGACTCGGTCACGTTCCACCCCGAGGTGGAGGACGACCCGCTCGGGCTCGTGGAGCTGCTGCGCGACGCCGGCAGCCAGGTCGGGGTCGCGGTGCGCCCCCACCAGCCGCTGTCGCTGGTCGAGGAGCTGCTGCCGCACGTCGACATGCTCCTCGTCATGACGGTGCAGCCCGGCTTCGGTGGGCAGGCGTTCATGCCCGAGGTCCTGCCCAAGATCGCCGAGGCGGTCCGTGCCCGTCAGCACCTCGGCGCCGACTTCCGCATCCAGGTCGACGGGGGCATCTCCGCCAAGACCGTGGGCGGGACGGCCGCGGCCGGCGCCGACACGTTCGTGGCCGGCTCGGCCGTGTTCGACCAGCCCGACCGGCCCGCGGCGGCGCGCCAAGTGCTGGAGGCCGCGTTCGCGGCGCTCGAGGTGGCCGGCGGCGAGGGCGCTGCGTGA
- the rsmB gene encoding 16S rRNA (cytosine(967)-C(5))-methyltransferase RsmB — MSDAGLPARRAALAALTAVDEDDAYANLAVPAAVDRLDAARDRAFASHLAYDTLRWEGTLDWALQQVLTRPLDAVEPALRRILRLGALQLLRTSVPSRAAVSTSVALAREVVPRNRAKGAGGFVNGVLRNLDRRRDTLPWPDADAEPVTALALTTAHPEWVVSDLLHRYGLERTRAILEADDAPPGVTLRATGDRDALVAELRDAGLDARPGSLPESVRVPGADPRRLDAVRDGRAAVQDEASMQVARATGAGPGERVLDLCAGPGGKSAHLAALVGPAGRVVAVELHPHRAKLVEQAAARLGVDVDVHVGDATRPPLPAQERYDRVLLDAPCSGLGTGRRRPEVRWRRRPADATELAGVQRRLLDAAAERVAAGGTLTYAVCTWTAAETEQVAAWFDDAHGSGFEPGERRQLLPDADDTDGMYVATWRRRDQPDP, encoded by the coding sequence GTGAGCGACGCCGGCCTGCCCGCCCGACGCGCCGCGCTGGCGGCGCTGACCGCCGTCGACGAGGACGACGCGTACGCCAACCTCGCCGTGCCGGCGGCGGTCGACCGGCTCGACGCCGCCCGCGACCGCGCGTTCGCGTCCCACCTGGCCTACGACACGCTGCGCTGGGAAGGCACCCTGGACTGGGCGCTGCAGCAGGTGCTGACACGGCCGCTGGACGCGGTCGAGCCCGCGCTCCGGCGGATCCTGCGACTGGGCGCACTGCAACTGCTGCGCACTTCGGTGCCCTCGCGCGCCGCCGTGTCCACCTCCGTCGCACTGGCGCGGGAGGTCGTGCCCCGCAACCGCGCCAAGGGCGCCGGCGGGTTCGTCAACGGCGTGCTCCGCAACCTCGATCGTCGCCGCGACACCCTGCCGTGGCCGGACGCGGACGCCGAGCCGGTCACCGCGCTCGCACTGACCACCGCCCACCCGGAGTGGGTCGTCAGCGACCTGCTGCACCGCTACGGGCTCGAGCGCACCCGCGCGATCCTGGAGGCCGACGACGCGCCGCCGGGGGTGACGCTGCGCGCCACCGGCGACCGCGACGCGCTGGTCGCCGAGCTGCGCGACGCCGGCCTGGACGCCCGGCCCGGCAGCCTGCCCGAGTCGGTGCGGGTGCCCGGCGCCGATCCGCGCCGGCTGGACGCCGTCCGCGACGGCCGGGCCGCGGTCCAGGACGAGGCGTCGATGCAGGTGGCCCGGGCGACCGGCGCCGGGCCGGGGGAACGGGTGCTGGACCTGTGTGCCGGCCCGGGCGGCAAGAGCGCCCACCTCGCCGCGCTCGTCGGTCCCGCCGGCCGGGTCGTTGCGGTGGAGCTGCATCCCCACCGCGCCAAGCTGGTCGAGCAGGCGGCCGCCCGGCTGGGCGTGGACGTCGACGTCCACGTCGGCGACGCGACCCGCCCGCCGCTGCCCGCCCAGGAGCGCTACGACCGGGTCCTGCTCGACGCGCCGTGCAGCGGGCTGGGCACCGGCCGCCGCCGTCCCGAGGTGCGCTGGCGGCGCCGGCCGGCCGACGCCACGGAGCTGGCCGGGGTGCAGCGCCGCCTCCTCGACGCCGCCGCGGAGCGCGTCGCCGCCGGCGGCACCCTGACCTACGCGGTGTGCACCTGGACGGCGGCGGAGACCGAGCAGGTCGCAGCCTGGTTCGACGACGCCCACGGCAGTGGGTTCGAGCCGGGGGAGCGGCGGCAGCTGCTGCCCGACGCCGACGACACGGACGGGATGTACGTCGCCACCTGGCGACGTCGTGACCAGCCCGACCCCTGA